From the Polaribacter tangerinus genome, the window ACTAGTAATTTTTTCATATTAGGGTTATTTGTTTATTAATTTAGTTCAGTTTTCAGTTGCTTTTATTTTTAATAAATCTGGCTTTTCATCTAACCAACTTTCTAGCTTGTTAAAAAACCATTTGTTATAAAATAAATACAATTTACCATCTCTTATCTCAAAAGTAGTTGGGTTTATTTCTTTTCGTTCGCTGCGAGTGGCAATCGCATATGCACAAAACCCACCACACTGTGGAAAATATTTTTTGGGGTTTTCTTTAAAAAGCTTTAAATTTTTTTCTGATGAAAATTTTAATTTTACACCGTTATAACTTGTTAAAAACGAATTGTTTCCCTCTTTAGGCTTACCATCAGTAAAATAAGAAACTACATCATAGCCATTTGCTATAAAGCCTTTTTCTAAATTATACTCTTGCCCAACCAAAGATATGTTACAGAAAAATAGCAAAAAAAGTAACTGTTTCATATAAAAAGATTTTTTAAAATAGACGCAACAGCTTTCAAGAACTTACAAAACCATCAAATTACAGCCTCTAATATCTGAGGCATCAAAACGCCCTATCACTTCAAAAGAGCCATCATTATATACTTTGCCTAAGTCTTGAGTTGCTATAAAAGAGCAGGAATTATAATTTGCTAAATCTATAATATTAATTCCGCCATTTTTACCAAAACTATTTATAGTAAGAGCATCTTCGGTATCTCTTGTTAAAACTTTCATCCATGGTGGTGTTGTAAAAATACCGTTTCCTTTAGAATAAGCCTGACTTAATAACTCTGTCATTCCGTATTCTGAATGAATTTTTTCTACACCAAATCCGCTTTTTAAAATATCATGTAATTCTTGTCTAACCAACTCTTTTCTTCTCCCTTTCATGCCTCCAGTTTCCATAACTATGGTGTTTTTTAACTGAAATTTTTGGAGTTCTATTAAGTCTAATAAGGCAAAAGAAACTCCTATTAAAAGTATTTTCTTTCCCAATTTTTCAAATGCTAATAACTTTGTAGCTAATTCTTTGTAGTTATTTAAATAAAATCCGCTTTCTTCATTTTTAGATTTTCGAATTAAATCATCCACCATAAATACTAAAGAAGAGCCTTTTCTTTCTAAATAATTTGGCAACAATGCCAATACTATATACTCTTCTATATTTCCATAAAAATGGGTAAATCCTTTTAAATAACTATCTCTATAAAGTTGAATATCTGTAACAAAATGTTTACTTGTAATTGAACTAGTTGTTCCCGAACTTGTAAAAATTTCTTGTACTTCGTCTTTAGAAGATACAATTTGTCGAGACTTAAAAAACTGAATTGGTAAAAAAGGAATTTCAGAAAGCTGGGTAACGTCTGAAGGGTGTACATATAACAAATCACAAAAAGAACGATACACCTTATTGGTATTAAATTGATGTTTAAAAGTTGCTAAAGCCTTATTTTTAAACTCGTATTCGTTGCTAATAGTAAATATTTCGTCTCTCATAAATTGTTACAAAAATAAGATATATTCATTCAGTTTATTAATTATTCTTTCAGTTTAAAATTTAATTTAACGACAATTTTTAAGTCTTTACCGAAAAAAAATTAATACTTTTTTTGTTATGAGTAATTTTGAAAAAAATTAATTTCTTATTCTATGACTTTTGTAGAAAGTACTTACAGAACCTTTAGTGGTCTTAAAAAAATAGTTGAACCTAAAGTTAAAAAATACTACCAAAAAGTTATTTATAAGGATAAAAAACCAGCCTACTTTATAGATTATTACAACCTAGAAATAGAGTCGAACGCAATGATGAATAGTTTGGTGCTTTGTACTGATCAAAGTTTAGAAGAGGTTTTAAAAATTATCAGTAAAAAGAATAATGTACAACTATCTGTTCCTAAAATTTCTAGAATTGGATTTCAAAAAAGAATTAGTTCAGAAAGTACAGACCTTCGTTTGCCACCAATTCCCACAAAATGGCTTCGTTATTCTTTGTAAATTTTAACCACTAAATTTCCTTTATCATCCATTGAAGCTCGGTACATTCCGGCTGTGTTAAACTCGAAACTCATATGTCCGTTTTTATCTAAAGCCACAACACCTCCTGTGCCTCCTAACTTTGTTAATTTTTCTTGAATTACATTTTGTGTAGCATCTTTTAAGGTTTTTTGTTGATACTCCATTTGTGCAGAAATATCATAAGCCACCTGACTTCTAATAAAATATTCTCCCCAGCCAGTAGATGAAACTCCGCAAGTTTTATTGTTTGCATAAGTTCCTGAACCAATAATGGGAGCATCTCCAATTCTTCCCCATCGTTTATTTGTCATTCCTCCGGTAGAAGTACCCGCAGCAATATTTCCATTTTTATCTAATGCAACGCAACCTACAGTACCAAACTTAGCATTTTTAATATCTGCATCATAAAAAGCTACTTTTTTTGCATCGTGATCTAAGGCTGTTTGTTGCTTATGCTTAATTCTTTGCAAAGTTTTAAATCTATTTTCTGTGAAAAAATAACTTGGATCTACTATTTCTAAGCCCTTTTCTTTTGCAAAAGTAGAAGCACCATCACCAGAAAGCATTACATGATCTGAATCTGTCATAACTTTTATAGCTAATTCAATAGGACTTTTTACATCTTTTACTCCTGCTACAGCACCAGCATTTAACGTTTTCCCATCCATAAATGATGCATCTAGCTCATTGGTCTCGTCGTGTGTAAAAACGGCTCCTTTACCTGCATTAAATAATGGAGACTCTTCCATTACCTGAATTGTTTTCATAACAGCTGCAGTGCTAGTTCCTCCATTTTTTAAAATTTCATATCCTGTTTTTATTGCTTCGGTTAATTTTTCTTTATAGGCAGCCTCTTTTTCTGCCGACATATTTTTCTTCAAAATAGTTCCTGCTCCTCCATGAATAATAATAGCAAACTCATTTATTGATTTTGTAATTGCCTTATTTTGCTTGTCTGCTTGAGAGGTACAAGCAACCGAAACCCACAAAATTGAAATAATTATAAGTAGTTTTTTCATGATATTTGTTTAAAATAAAACAATATTGATTGTTTTTGTTAAATTTTTTATTAGTGAAATTATTCGTAATTTAGAGCCACTAAGTTAAACAACTAAAACAGCATTACAAAATGACAAATTTTGGAATAACAGAAACCTTAGCCGAACTAGGTTTAAAGGAAATAAATAATGGAACCTCTACAGGTTCTAATCACTTTTCTAACGGAGAAATTATAGAAAGTTACTCTCCTGTAGATGGTAAACTAATTGGCAAAGTAAAAACGACCACTAAACAAGACTATGAAAAAGTAATTAATGCTGCCACAAAAGCATTTTTATATTTTAGAGAAATGCCAGCTCCTCAAAGAGGTGAAATTGTAAGGCAGTTTGGCAATAAACTTAGACAAAAAAAAGAAGCTTTAGGAAAATTAGTTTCCTATGAAATGGGAAAATCTTACCAAGAAGGATTGGGAGAGGTACAAGAAATGATAGACATTTGCGATTTTGCTGTAGGGTTATCAAGACAATTAAATGGTCAAACAATTCCTTCAGAAAGACCTGGCCATGTTATGAGAGAGCAATGGCATCCTGTAGGAATTGTAGGCATTATTTCTGCCTTTAATTTTCCGGTTGCTGTTTGGGCATGGAACACTGCTTTAGCATGGATTTGTGGTGATGTTTGTATTTGGAAAGGCTCTGAAAAAGCACCTTTGTGCACAGTTGCTTGTCAGCAAATTATTGCACAAGTTTTAAAAGAAAATAACTTACCTGAAGGAATTTCTTGTATTATTAACGGAGATTACAAAGTAGGTGAAATGATGACAGAAGATATCAGAATTCCTCTTATTTCTGCCACCGGATCTACCAAAATGGGAAGAATTGTAGGCGCAAAAGTTGCACAACGTTTTGGTAAATCTTTATTAGAGTTAGGAGGTAATAACGCCATTATTATTACACCAACAGCCGATTTAAAAGTAGTTGTTCCGGGAGCAGTATTTGGCGCCGTAGGAACTTGCGGACAACGCTGTACCTCAACCAGAAGGTTAATTATTCATGAATCTGTATATGATAAAGTAAAAGATGCAATTGTGGGTGCTTACCAACAAATTAAAATAGGAAACCCTTTAGATGAAAACAATCACGTTGGTCCGTTAATAGACAAAGATGCCGTAAACACCTATTTAAACGCCATAGAAAAGGCAAAAAAAGAAGGTGGAAATGTATTGGTTGAAGGTGGCGTTTTAAAAGGAAAAGGATACGAGTCTGGTTGTTATGTAAAACCAGCAATTATTGAAGCCGAAAATCATTTTGAAATTGTACAACACGAAACTTTTGCACCTATTTTATACTTGATGAAATATACGGGAAGTATAGAAAATGCAATTGAAAAGCAAAATGGTGTTGCGCAAGGTTTGTCATCTGCAATAATGACGAATGAAATGAAAGAAGCTGAAAAATTCTTGTCATATGCTGGTTCAGATTGTGGTATTGCCAATGTAAATATTGGAACTTCTGGTGCAGAAATTGGTGGCGCTTTTGGTGGTGAAAAAGAAACTGGTGGCGGACGAGAATCTGGCTCTGATGCTTGGAAAGTGTATATGAGAAGGCAAACAAACACCATAAATTATTCAGATGAATTGCCTTTGGCACAAGGTATTAAATTTAACTTGTAAGAAGTTTTTAGTTATACTTGTAATTATACATCACTTATTTAAAATATAATTTTATCAACCCAACTTTAAAAAGTTGGGTTGTTTGCTTTTAAACTCAATTTAAAAACTCTCTTTTCTTTTAAATGCACTAAAAAGTGAACCTATGTTAGTATAATATCCTCATACAAAAAAGTGGCACGAAATTCTTCAAAAAAATAAAACCCAACTTAAAAAAGTTGGGTTTATTATAAATATTAACTTCGCTTACGCTGCGTTTAATTGTTCAATGCCTCAGCTGTTTTGATCATTTAACTTCGCTTACGCTGCGTTTAATTGTTCAATGCCTCAGCTGTTTTGATCATTTAACTTCGCTTACGCTGCGTTTAATTGTTCAATGCCTCCGCACCACCAACAATTTCTAAAATTTCGTTTGTAATTGCAGCCTGACGTGCTTTGTTATACGTTAATAACAACTCATCTCTTAATTCTGTTGCGTTATCTGTGGCTTTATGCATTGCAGTCATACGAGCACCATGTTCAGAAGCAAAACTATCTCTTAACGCTTTATAAAGTTGCATTTTTAAAGACTTAGGAATTAAATCTAAAATAATTTCTTCTTTAGATGGCTCAAAAATGTAATCTGAATTTACGGTACTTACTTCAGAAGTTTCGATTGGCTTTATTGGCAAATACTGTTCTACTTGCGGAATTTGAGTGGCAGCATTTTTAAATTGATTGTAGATAATTTCAATTTTATCATACGTTCCCTCTTCATACTTTCTCATTAAATCTTCTGCAATTACAGCTACATTATCAAAAGTTAAATCATCATAAATGTCGTTATTTTTTGAAACAACATTATACTCTTTTGATAGAAGATCTCCACCTTTTTTTCCAATAGATAAAATATCTACAGATGTATTGGCATATTTTTGACCTATTACTTTAATGGTTTCTTTTGTAATTGAAGAGTTAAAACCCCCACATAATCCTCTATTTGAAGTTACTACAACTAACAATACTTTAGATACATCTCTTTGGGTAGAAAAAGTCCCGCCCACATCACTATCTAAGGTAGCGCTTAAATTTTGTAATAATTCTGTAAGCTTAGACGAATACGGTCTCATAGCCGTAATTGCATCTTGCGCTTTTTTCAACTTTGCAGCAGACACCATTTTCATGGCAGATGTAATCTGCATTGTCGATTTTATAGAGGTTATTCTATTACGTATTTCCTTTAAATTTGCCATATTTTAGTTATTAGTTGTTTGTCATTAGTTAAGAGAAACACAATTACTTCTCTAAAAACACTAACTACTAATTAAAATGCTTTGAAATTTCTGCAGCTGCTTCTTCTAGTACTGTAATCGCTTCTGGAGTTAACTTACCAGACTTAAGTACATCTAAAGTATCTCTGTGCTTTGCATTTAAATAATCTATATAATCTTTTTCAAACTTTTTTACCATTTCTACTGGCACATCTTTTAACAA encodes:
- a CDS encoding YHS domain-containing (seleno)protein, whose translation is MKQLLFLLFFCNISLVGQEYNLEKGFIANGYDVVSYFTDGKPKEGNNSFLTSYNGVKLKFSSEKNLKLFKENPKKYFPQCGGFCAYAIATRSERKEINPTTFEIRDGKLYLFYNKWFFNKLESWLDEKPDLLKIKATEN
- a CDS encoding acyl transferase; its protein translation is MRDEIFTISNEYEFKNKALATFKHQFNTNKVYRSFCDLLYVHPSDVTQLSEIPFLPIQFFKSRQIVSSKDEVQEIFTSSGTTSSITSKHFVTDIQLYRDSYLKGFTHFYGNIEEYIVLALLPNYLERKGSSLVFMVDDLIRKSKNEESGFYLNNYKELATKLLAFEKLGKKILLIGVSFALLDLIELQKFQLKNTIVMETGGMKGRRKELVRQELHDILKSGFGVEKIHSEYGMTELLSQAYSKGNGIFTTPPWMKVLTRDTEDALTINSFGKNGGINIIDLANYNSCSFIATQDLGKVYNDGSFEVIGRFDASDIRGCNLMVL
- a CDS encoding isoaspartyl peptidase/L-asparaginase family protein — its product is MKKLLIIISILWVSVACTSQADKQNKAITKSINEFAIIIHGGAGTILKKNMSAEKEAAYKEKLTEAIKTGYEILKNGGTSTAAVMKTIQVMEESPLFNAGKGAVFTHDETNELDASFMDGKTLNAGAVAGVKDVKSPIELAIKVMTDSDHVMLSGDGASTFAKEKGLEIVDPSYFFTENRFKTLQRIKHKQQTALDHDAKKVAFYDADIKNAKFGTVGCVALDKNGNIAAGTSTGGMTNKRWGRIGDAPIIGSGTYANNKTCGVSSTGWGEYFIRSQVAYDISAQMEYQQKTLKDATQNVIQEKLTKLGGTGGVVALDKNGHMSFEFNTAGMYRASMDDKGNLVVKIYKE
- a CDS encoding aldehyde dehydrogenase family protein, with the translated sequence MTNFGITETLAELGLKEINNGTSTGSNHFSNGEIIESYSPVDGKLIGKVKTTTKQDYEKVINAATKAFLYFREMPAPQRGEIVRQFGNKLRQKKEALGKLVSYEMGKSYQEGLGEVQEMIDICDFAVGLSRQLNGQTIPSERPGHVMREQWHPVGIVGIISAFNFPVAVWAWNTALAWICGDVCIWKGSEKAPLCTVACQQIIAQVLKENNLPEGISCIINGDYKVGEMMTEDIRIPLISATGSTKMGRIVGAKVAQRFGKSLLELGGNNAIIITPTADLKVVVPGAVFGAVGTCGQRCTSTRRLIIHESVYDKVKDAIVGAYQQIKIGNPLDENNHVGPLIDKDAVNTYLNAIEKAKKEGGNVLVEGGVLKGKGYESGCYVKPAIIEAENHFEIVQHETFAPILYLMKYTGSIENAIEKQNGVAQGLSSAIMTNEMKEAEKFLSYAGSDCGIANVNIGTSGAEIGGAFGGEKETGGGRESGSDAWKVYMRRQTNTINYSDELPLAQGIKFNL
- the atpG gene encoding ATP synthase F1 subunit gamma encodes the protein MANLKEIRNRITSIKSTMQITSAMKMVSAAKLKKAQDAITAMRPYSSKLTELLQNLSATLDSDVGGTFSTQRDVSKVLLVVVTSNRGLCGGFNSSITKETIKVIGQKYANTSVDILSIGKKGGDLLSKEYNVVSKNNDIYDDLTFDNVAVIAEDLMRKYEEGTYDKIEIIYNQFKNAATQIPQVEQYLPIKPIETSEVSTVNSDYIFEPSKEEIILDLIPKSLKMQLYKALRDSFASEHGARMTAMHKATDNATELRDELLLTYNKARQAAITNEILEIVGGAEALNN